Below is a window of Chryseobacterium arthrosphaerae DNA.
TTTAATAAAAATAATAAAAACGTAATATGTCAAAAGCAATTTCGCAAGTACCATTAGCGGTAAACGAGCCGGTAAATTCTTATGTACCGGGATCTCCGGAAGTTAAAAGCCTTATCGACACTTATAAAAAAATGTGGGCTGAAAAGGTTGAAATTCCAATGATCATCAACGGAAAAGAGGTAAAAACTGATAAAAAAGTACAGCTTCAGTCTCCACAGGATCATGCTCATGACTTCGGATTCTACTACCAGGGTGGTATGCAGCATGTAGATGACGCTATCAATGCAGCATTGGCAGCTAAGAAAGAATGGAATGAACTGGGTTGGGAGCAACGTGCAGCTATTTTCTTAAAAGCAGCTGATCTTTTGGCAGGTCCTTACAGAGATGTAATCAATGCTGCTACGATGATCGGGCAATCTAAAAACGTACACCAGGCTGAAATTGATTCTGCTTGTGAGTTCATCGACTTCTTAAGATTCAATGTAGAATTCATGACAGAAATGTATTCTGAGCAGCCGGTATCTGACAATGGTATCTGGAACCGTGTAGAGTACAGACCATTGGAAGGATTCTGTTTTGCGGTAACTCCATTCAACTTTACAGCGATTTCCGGAAATCTTCCTACGTGTATGGCGATGTTAGGAAACGTTGTGGTTTGGAAGCCTTCTGACAAGCAGGTTTATTCTGCTAAAGTGATCATGGATGTATTAACTGAGGCTGGTCTTCCTGCCGGGGTTATCAATATGATCTTTACAGATGGTAAAGAAACTGCTGAGAAAGTATTGGCCCACCCGGATTTTGCAGGTCTTCACTTCACAGGATCTACAAAAGTATTCCAGGGAATGTGGAAAATGATCGGTGATAATATCCACAACTACAGAACCTATCCGAGAATCGTTGGGGAAACCGGTGGTAAAGACTTTGTGATTGCTCACCCGTCTGCTAATGTAGAAGCGGTAGCTACTGCCTTAGTAAGAGGTGCTTTCGAATACCAGGGGCAGAAATGTTCTGCAGCTTCAAGAGCTTATATCCCTAAATCTCTTTGGGCTGATGTGAAAAAAGTAATGGAAGCTCAGATGGCTACTATTAAAATCGGTTCTCCTGAGGATCCGTCAAATTTCGTGAACGCTGTAATCGATAAAAATTCTTTCGAAAAATGTAAAGGATACATCACCAGAGCAAATGAATCTTCTGAAGCTACTGTAGCTATCGGTGGAACATGTGATGATTCTAAAGGATGGTTTGTACACCCAACCGTTATTGAAACTACAAACCCTCAATACGAAAGTATGGTAGAAGAAATCTTCGGCCCAATCCTTTCCGTATTTGTTTATGAAGATGCAGACTGGAAAGAGACTCTTAAATTGGTAGATTCTTCTTCTCCTTATTCATTAACAGGTTCCGTATTCTCTCAGGACCGTTATGCTATTGCTGAAGCTTACAAAGCGTTAGAAAATGCATCCGGTAACTTCTACATCAACGATAAACCGACTGGTGCCGTAGTAGGACAACAGCCTTTCGGTGGTGGCAGAGCTTCAGGAACTAACGATAAAGCAGGTTCCAAAATGAACCTTCTCAGATGGACGTCTGTAAGAAGTGTGAAAGAAACTTTTGTTTCTCCAAAAGATTACAAATACCCATATCTGGGATAATAAGTAATGAGTAATGAGTAATGGGCAATGAGTAATTTGTTGTCTGTTCTTTGAATACAGCCTCGGAATTTTGGTTTCGGGGCTTTTTTGTGCATGCGGAAATGTGATTTCGTGTGACGCGTTGAGGTTTACCTTTCGATTCTCCAGTTTAGCTAACATCTTTTAACAAACTTTACCTATATTTTACGACTTTATTACCCCTGTTAGGAATAATAGTTGTTTTTTCATCAATACACCCCAAAATAAAATAGTATGAAAAAGTTATTGCTAACAGCCATCGGAATAGGATTATTTGCCGTGAGCTGTGGAACCAAAGAATCGACCATGTCATCGAGTAGCCGTGATTCGACTGTGACAGACAGTGTACAAAGAAATACACCACCTGCAACGACTGATACAATGACTACAAAAATGACGAATCCTGACACCATCAAGATAAAAAAGGATTCAATGGTGACAACTCCGGTCAAATAGATTATTATAAATGTTTTAATTTAAAATGGAAAATCTGCAGTTGAAAGTACTGCAGATTTTTTTTTATCTGTTTTTTATGATAAAGACTACACCGTAAAACATCTTTGTACTATTTGATTTTCCTGAATGTGATTCCTCCATGCATATCCATAGTAACTCCATTGATATCTCCTTTGTCATCAAGGGTAAAAGTAAAATCGAAATCAGGATTCATTTGCTGCGGAACTTCTTCTGTCAGTTTTGAGGAAAAAAGATCATATTGCCGGTGAACCAATATAAATTTGAAAGTTGGGAAAAGTATGTACAGATTATTTCCTTCTTTAGTCACTGTGAATGTTCCATATCCTTTATTGAAATACTCACCACAATACAAATCCAGATCATGGGTGGGCTTTTTATTTTCATTAATAACCGTTCTGGTGCTTTTATCCGGCTTGACGATATCACTTATACCTTTTTCATAGCTATAAGGTTTACCATGATCTAAACCAAGCATACGGATTGAAATCATATTGGCAATGGTATTGGATATATCGGAATTCTGCTGATTGCTTAGAACGGCTATCCCCAGTTTTTCAGCCGGAAACAGAAAGATATTAGAATTAAAACCAGATACTCCTCCGGCGTGCCACACTTTATAATGGCCTTTGAAAATCTGAGTAAGCCAGCCATATCCGCACCCAAACAGGTAATTTTTGGCATCCGGGCCGGATGGAGGTGCACCATCAATCATGACTTTGGCACTCATTGCATTTTTCATGTATTCTTTTGAAATAAGCTCGTGATTTTCAAAGCTACCATAGTTTAACCAAAGGCTGATCCAATTGACCAAATCAGCTGCAGAACTGTTAACAGCAGCTCCAGGTTTATCATTATCAGGTTTCTGAAAAAGTACTTTTTCAATTTTTTTTTGGTAAAGCCCATACGGATAGGAAAAATCAGATTGCCTCGTCATTTCATCAATAGATGTACTGCTGTGATTCATCTTTAAAGGAACAAAAATTTTCTGCCTGATAAGATCATCC
It encodes the following:
- a CDS encoding serine hydrolase, whose amino-acid sequence is MRKILYLLSLLLYTFTLSQESKGNLKGIDEEINAIMKDYQAVGISVAIVENDKVIYSKGYGYRDYENKFPVTPNTVFSIGSNTKSFTSALIGMLESEKKISLQDKPSRYIPYLTFSTDRMNNLITIEDLLEHRSGLGSIDGTYIFFPAAKRMDLMQKLPFIKENGEPKNSWKYSNFGYLMLGTIAEQVNGKSWDDLIRQKIFVPLKMNHSSTSIDEMTRQSDFSYPYGLYQKKIEKVLFQKPDNDKPGAAVNSSAADLVNWISLWLNYGSFENHELISKEYMKNAMSAKVMIDGAPPSGPDAKNYLFGCGYGWLTQIFKGHYKVWHAGGVSGFNSNIFLFPAEKLGIAVLSNQQNSDISNTIANMISIRMLGLDHGKPYSYEKGISDIVKPDKSTRTVINENKKPTHDLDLYCGEYFNKGYGTFTVTKEGNNLYILFPTFKFILVHRQYDLFSSKLTEEVPQQMNPDFDFTFTLDDKGDINGVTMDMHGGITFRKIK
- the pruA gene encoding L-glutamate gamma-semialdehyde dehydrogenase, producing MSKAISQVPLAVNEPVNSYVPGSPEVKSLIDTYKKMWAEKVEIPMIINGKEVKTDKKVQLQSPQDHAHDFGFYYQGGMQHVDDAINAALAAKKEWNELGWEQRAAIFLKAADLLAGPYRDVINAATMIGQSKNVHQAEIDSACEFIDFLRFNVEFMTEMYSEQPVSDNGIWNRVEYRPLEGFCFAVTPFNFTAISGNLPTCMAMLGNVVVWKPSDKQVYSAKVIMDVLTEAGLPAGVINMIFTDGKETAEKVLAHPDFAGLHFTGSTKVFQGMWKMIGDNIHNYRTYPRIVGETGGKDFVIAHPSANVEAVATALVRGAFEYQGQKCSAASRAYIPKSLWADVKKVMEAQMATIKIGSPEDPSNFVNAVIDKNSFEKCKGYITRANESSEATVAIGGTCDDSKGWFVHPTVIETTNPQYESMVEEIFGPILSVFVYEDADWKETLKLVDSSSPYSLTGSVFSQDRYAIAEAYKALENASGNFYINDKPTGAVVGQQPFGGGRASGTNDKAGSKMNLLRWTSVRSVKETFVSPKDYKYPYLG
- a CDS encoding cytochrome C551, which translates into the protein MLTAIGIGLFAVSCGTKESTMSSSSRDSTVTDSVQRNTPPATTDTMTTKMTNPDTIKIKKDSMVTTPVK